DNA sequence from the Malus sylvestris chromosome 10, drMalSylv7.2, whole genome shotgun sequence genome:
AAGGTCaactttaaaattttgtttaagttgACTGTAGAAGTCGAAGGTAAATTTATCCTTTTGCAGCTGTTTGATTAGCTGTTGTTTGCCTGCTAGTGTGGAAATTATGCCTCGTTTGATTTCTAATTTCTGGGATTGGATAGGAGCAGATAACCCGAATGACTATTAAAAGTGTAAATAGTATTCATTTGAGAAGATTAGAAGGGAATTTCTTTGCATGAATCAATGTTACTAAATTTACTTTAGGGGAAGAGGGACAGTTTGTATCCAGAAAGTAGTGGGCTGAAGAGAAATGTCCTAATCATTGTGTCAATTCACCACTTGATGAAAGGGGGTTTAGACTTGAAGAAAACTTTTATCTATCCAATTGAGAAACGACGTCAATGAAGGCGTGTAGGTGCACATTACGTGGTGGAGATTATACCTTTCTATGAATTTTTCATTTCTTGCTCAACAACGGAACTTTGCttatttctttttcctcttattttaaagatgattggaataaataagtttatttgatgagtaatCGATCATCTACCTTGAAGTTGGACTCAAAATTTATATTTCTTggtttaaatattaaaaagaaaataaaaatcgtTTGTACAGGTTCAAAAAGCTATAGCTAAACAGCTGCATAGAATGTCATTGGCTGAGGTTTATCCTTTCACCTTCTACCGACAGCATAGTTTGCATTGCGCAATTGCTAACGCATTCCAATCTCACAATGTCCATTTCTCAACCACTTCAATTAGCTAGTTATATTATTTACTTAACCACATGTCAAAGGGTCGGCAAACTTTAAGGGCTTTCATCTAAATGCAACGGTCATTTGTTGAAAGCTATGCTATTGATTTATATTATCTTTCGTGTAGAAGGGAGGAACCGAACTCAAAATGTTTATTTCAACGGCCATTTGTTGAAATCTATGCTACTGTTTATATTATCTTTTGTATAAAAGAGAGGAATCGAGCTCATGACGTTTATTTCAACAttagggaagaaaaaaaattactagaTCAATAGTTAGTTGATAACAATACTATTAATTTGAGCCTTGTATCATCACAATATCAAGTTAATATGTTACTACTACCTAATGGAACAGTTTACGAAccctacaaatttaatttttttatgatatAAACCAATATTCTATATGAACTCTTTGTGTGATCAATATTGCATATCGAGTTCATCAAATTATGTTGTGAGATTATAAATTTGGTATAAATTTAGGAAAGATTCATCTTGATCAATAACCTCGATCCATAATCTAACACCATAAGCATCTTAATTAGCTTACTACTATTTTTGCTATATAGTTTGACAAAAGATGTTTTTCCAGGACTTTAACAGTCCAACATTAAAAGTACATCCCCACTTGTTTTGTAGGGAAGAGATCCCTTCCGGATCTCTCCTACCAAGTCCTAGGGATCCGAAGATCCaaacatttgaaatttgatcaaattattgtaattattataatttttagaggaaTCCTCTATTTGTGGCCATTGAATCCAATTTTAAGAGTTCGGATCTTCGGATCCCTAGAATTTGGTGGGAGAGATCCGGATAGGATCTCTTCCCTTTTTGTCTTTCGGAAAACTGACTAAAAGATACAGGGCCGAGCCACAAAGGACAGAAAGCCAACAAAGGTTAACAAACAACTACGCATACATTTATGTTAACTATTAACAACATAGTGATATTATATCGatcacaaaattaaaaatgattatTACAATAATGGATACTGCTTACATACTCTCCATGGGAGATGAGGTCATTCCTCCAGTTGCAAATAACATATCTTTAACGTAGATTTTTTTATAGTTAGAACCGTTCAATCTCTTAATCTTCATTTTAAGATCATCcttccaaaaaaataatttaacgtGATTGTTTAGCCAttcaaatgtatcaaataaatcataAGTGTAGGTATCAAGTAGCATATTCATGATGAACCGTTGATTTACTGATACATTTGGATGACGAACCGAtcacaaaatcaaattattttttgtaaggatgatcttcaaatgaagattaagataTTGGACTGTTCCGATTATGAAATTTCTATGTTGAAGATATTGTTATTTGCAATAGAGGAATAATAAGCTCATCCCCCATGGGGGAAAGCAATAGTATTATCCAATTAGTAAAGAGAGACCAAGAACATAACAAACCCTTATTAGTTAAGGTACCTTTACGTAGAGAAATTGACTCATCGATCACTGATTTAAAACCAAGTAATATTTCATCATCATCGTCTCCTCGTCTACTTGAAACTATTAATTCAAAGGGGGCAATTCAACCTGTAAGTTGGCACAGCAACAAGCTGAACCGCTTTTGGTGCAGTCAGTCCAAACACATCATTCATGTCAAGCTCACTAGGCTTCATCCCACCCGGCAACTCCCATGCAAAACAATGAAGCAGATGAGCCACAGCCATCTCCAACCCATACAGCCCCAACGCCATTCCCGGGCACGACCTCCGACCGGACCCAAAAGGAATAAACTCGAAGTTGCTCCCTTTGAAATCAGGCGAGCTATCTTCCAGAAACCTCGAGGGTTTGAATGTTTCTGGCTCGTCCCATGCAGTCGGGTCACGAGCAATAGCCCACGCATTGATCCAAACCCGTGACCCGGCTGGGAACGAGTAGCCAGCCACAGAGGTGTCTTCCACGGTCTCGTGTAGGAGGAGAGGGATTGGCGGGTGGAGACGGAGGGATTCTTTGACTGCGCATTTGAGGTAGGTTAGGTTTTCGAGGTCGGTTTCCTGGAGCCTACGGTTCAATCCAACCACATCGGTGAGCTCTTGTTGTACTCTTTTGAGATCTTCTGGGCTCTTCATCAGCTCTGCCATTGTCCATTCGATCACTGATGCAACCGTTTCTGTTCCACCAAACATCACATCCTACGTATATATGGGATAATCGTATTATTTAGTACTAAATCAATCGATATCAATCGGAAATGATAAATATAGTAATAGTTACGTACATGAATTCCTTATCAGAATAGTTTTCTCTCCTAATTCCTTACCCAAATAGTCAACAACAAATACTTAAAATCAGATTTGTttcttaaaaattaataaagtgCATACCACTTATTGCTATGTGTAGAATTTTATCATTGGAAAATCTTGATGATATTAGAAGTATATGTCCCAAATATAAaaattgtatattatttttgtttttctctgaTGTGTGACTATTCACCAACAAATATAACGTATTAAGAAAATATTAATTGTCAAATGTACATACCATAATAAGTGCTTTGATATTGTCTCTGGTGAGCTTGAAGCCAGAATTGGGGTCGTCACCTTCCTTTCCAGCATCATCACTAAAGTAAGCTATCAATTCGTCCACCATATCTGTATCAGCATCCTCACTGTCATCCTTCTCCATGTTTGCTTTCCTCTTAGCCATGTGGTCGTCGATGATCTTGTCGATGAAAATGTCTAGTGATTTACGTGCCCTAGCCATTCTGTCCTGAAAACCCTGTGCATGAACCCAACCCAACCAAGGTAGAAAATCCTGCATGTTAAAAGCTCcaaaaagctttgaaaattcttGCAAAATCTGCACAAATTCGCCTTGCCCTTCATGTGAGCTTGACCCAAAAGCCGCCCGATATGTTATGTTCCTAGTTAGAGCGAAAACCAACTGCCCGATATTCACCGGCGAGCCGGTTTTCCCCGCCACGGTTTGGACCATCTCATCGACTTCCTCGCGCACCGAAGCCCATGACTCAGCCCGTTTTCGGCTAAATAGATTTATGACGCAAATTTTGCGCATGCGACGCCAGAACGGGCCGTAGTTGGCAAAGGCCATGTCTGCCCGATCATAGGTCAAGTAAGATATGGCAACATTGGCTGGCCGGTTGGCAAATGAGCTGTCTTGGGATTGGAGGATTTCGCGTGCCATATCAGGAGTTGATACGGCCATAACATGTATGACCCCCATCTGGAGATGGAGGAGACCGCCATATTGCTTGGCCAAATGGGCCAGGCCACGGTGGGTAAGTTGGTCCGTCATGAGCATGTTACCGATGATGGGCCACCCTTTTGGACCTGGCGGATATGGGAGTTTCCGGCGCGAattaaacagaaaaataaaggaaatgatgaggagaagaagaagaagaataagcaaCATGGGTGAAGATTGCAAGGATTGAAGAGCTTGGTGAAGGAGTTCCATGGCTTTGGTTGTGTTGGGAAAATGGGGTTGGTGAGGTTCATATAAAACTATGAGAGTTCTTTATATAATTAATAAGGGATCTGCAGCCCTAAAGTGGCAAGTAATAACTGGTGACTTGGCGGTGATATCTGCTATGTATTTTATCTTGCAAACGTCACGAGTTGTTTTGTGTATACTGCCAGTGGGAATTTTGGATCCACTTGTCTGGAAACAGATTATACCCCAGTTAATTAAGGAATTAATTGAATTTCGACAAAAGAAGGGAAGAATAATTTGAATTCTTACCATGTATAAAAGAGATGTCAAATACGTCAACTAGGATTAAAAGACATCACGGTATTCTCTAAAGAAGATGTCATATATGACATTTTTTACCGCAAATAAAGATGGAGTCAAATgcctttaatttaattgtttaattCATGAGTCTCATTGACAACCAATAGgattaaaattgatttttaattattttttaataattaatgtaaCTATGGGAccgaatatattaataaaataaatatttgacacatATGATTGTAGGTATTTTGTTATCGATGAGATACAGAAACTCAGAGATCACTATTCTTTTTACGGCAGTGTGATGCTAGATCTGTTACAGGGTTTTAGCTGCTATGGTCATGGCAATTTGATGTTAGAACGAACGATTAGTAAACTGAATGGAGCAAGAAAATGTTGATTCACAGTTGACCTTGTTTTGCTTCCCTTTTGCTATATTTGAGAGGCAAAAGAGGAATAATGATATTGTATCAATGCATGGTTACTGATAAATTCCAGTAGCCCTTACTTTGAGCCCCTGGTGACACATGATGAGAGAGATAGACCACTTCACTTATGATGGATTGCAGAGTTTCTCTTGCCACTGGGAGAACTCTAGTTTTCTGTGATCATACCTTGTACCCCTAAATGTCAAAATTTTCCGACACAAGTTCTCAGATCAGTCAATAAAAGCTATGCTGAACTAGTGTATCCTTTATGCACCAACTTACGAAGGCGCAATGGTTGGGCATAGAAGATGACGACTTGAATATATCCCTTGTCCACATTGTCCCCAGGCCACTTGAATATATGTATTAATTTGCTATGTAAGTGAAACTCtgaccttttatttttattttcggtAATTCAATGGGGATAAACAGGCAAGTGGTGGATTGTCTAGTGTGTCGTTAAGTGAAGAAAAGGGGACTAAACAGCCTCAACAAACTGACTCTCCGTCTATTGGAAATTTGAATAGTTTGAGTAAAAATTTCTTTGTTCCACATTGgtcattcccaaaagattttatcactttataaggctttgtcttttatagaaagtgattggagtaataggcatggagactaaaattgggctcacccttggggttggactttggggtgtactaattaattggtaattaatatatatttaattgtcaaaagatgggccttgggccttagGGTTTAGGGCCCACATTTATGAGAAATGAcatggctaaattctctaaagctcatACGAAATTCGGGATCTGTTcagggccaaaatgaacacaaccgtatgaattTACGTGTGGCAGACATGATATGTGTGTAGCAtattgtctcggtttactactgcggtggacagttcaagatcttccaCATCCACTGCGTCAACAAGCAAACTCGATATGTTTTCACTAGGgtaagttcaagtccaaaagacacttcaCTCGATGCATATCATGTCTATTCTCTTTTAGTTTTAGGCAGCCTAGTCATCCATTTGCATTtacatttgcattcaaatgtggggtaattgttggagtttgaatgaaatttcaactcaaatgtggggtattgttggaaatttgagtagtttgagtataaatttctttgtcccacattgaccattcccaaaagattttatcactttataaggctttgtcttttatagaaagtgattggagtaataggcctggagactaaaaatgagctcacccttggggttgggctttggggtgtactaattaattggtaattaatatataattaatatatttaattgtcaaaagatgggccttgcgCCTTGGGGTTTAGGGCCCACATTTATGAGAAATGAcatggctaaattctctaaagctcctaCGAAATCCGGGATTTGTTcagggccaaaatgaacacaaccgtatgaattTACGTGTGGCAGACATGATATGTGTGTAGCAtattgtctcggtttactactgcggtggacagttcaagatcttccaCATCCACTGCGTCACCAAGCAAACCCGATATGTTTTCACTAGGgtaagttcaagtccaaaagacacttcaCTCGATGCATATCATGTCTATTCTCTTTTAGTTTTAGGTAGCCTAGTCATCCATTTGCAtacatttgcattcaaatgtggggtaattgttggagtttgaatgaaatttcaactcaaatgtggggtattgttggaaatttgagtagtttgagtataaatttctttgtcccacattgaccattcccaaaagattttatcactttataaggctttgtcttttatagaaagtgattggagtaataggacGGGAGACTAAAAatgggctcacccttggggttgggctttggggtgtactaattaactggtaattaatatataattaattatatttaatatatatttaattgtcaaaagatgggccttgggccttggggtTTAGGGCCCACATTTATGAGAAATGAcatggctaaattctctaaagctcctaCGAAATCCGGGATCTGCTCAGGGTCAAAATGAACACAACTGTATGAATTTACGTGTGGCAGACATGATATGTGTGTAGCAtattgtctcggtttactactgcggtggacagttcaagatcttccaCATCCACTGCGTCAACAAGCAAACCCGATATGTTTTCACTAGGgtaagttcaagtccaaaagacacttcaCTCGATGCATATCATGTCTATTCTCTTTTAGTTTTAGGCAGCCTAGTCATCCATTTGCATTtacatttgcattcaaatgtAGGGTAATTGttggagtttgaatgaaatttcaactcaaatgtggggtattgttggaaatttgagtagtttgagtagaaatttctttgtcccacattgaccattcccaaaagattttatcactttataaggctttgtcttttatagaaagtgattggagtaataggcctgaAGACTAAAAATGGGCTCACCCTTGtggtgtactaattaattggtaattaatatataattaattataattaatatatatttaattgtcaaaagatgggccttgggccttggggtTTAGGGCCCACATTTATGAGAAATGAcatggctaaattctctaaagctcctaCGAAATTCAGGATCTGGTCaaggccaaaatgaacacaaccgtatgaattTACGTGTGGCAAACATGATATGTGTGTAGCAtattgtctcggtttactactgcggtggacagttcaagatcttccaCATCCACTGCGTCACCAAGCAAACCCGATATGTTTTCACTAGGgtaagttcaagtccaaaagacacttcaCTCGATGCATATCATGTCTATTCTCTTTTAGTTTTAGGCAGCCTAGTCATCCATTTGCATTtacatttgcattcaaatgtggggtaattgttggagtttgaatgaaatttcaactcaaatgtggggtattgttggaaatttgagtagtttgagtagaaatttctttgtcccacattggccattcccaaaagattttatcactttataaggctttgtcctttatagaaagtgattggagtaataggcctggagactaaaaatgggctcacccttggggttgggctttgggatgtactaattaattggtaattaatatataattaattataattaatatatatttaattgtcaaaagatgggccttgggccttggggtTTAGGGCCCACATTTATGAGAAATGAcatggctaaattctctaaagctcctaCGAAATTCGGGATCTGTTcagggccaaaatgaacacaaccgtatgaattTACGTGTGGCAGACATGATATGTGTGTAGCACATTGTCTCGGTTTACTACTGCGGTGGacagttcaagatcttccaTATCCACTGCGTCACCAAGCAAACCCGATATGTTTTCACTAGGgta
Encoded proteins:
- the LOC126584967 gene encoding cytochrome P450 84A1-like, with the protein product MELLHQALQSLQSSPMLLILLLLLLIISFIFLFNSRRKLPYPPGPKGWPIIGNMLMTDQLTHRGLAHLAKQYGGLLHLQMGVIHVMAVSTPDMAREILQSQDSSFANRPANVAISYLTYDRADMAFANYGPFWRRMRKICVINLFSRKRAESWASVREEVDEMVQTVAGKTGSPVNIGQLVFALTRNITYRAAFGSSSHEGQGEFVQILQEFSKLFGAFNMQDFLPWLGWVHAQGFQDRMARARKSLDIFIDKIIDDHMAKRKANMEKDDSEDADTDMVDELIAYFSDDAGKEGDDPNSGFKLTRDNIKALIMDVMFGGTETVASVIEWTMAELMKSPEDLKRVQQELTDVVGLNRRLQETDLENLTYLKCAVKESLRLHPPIPLLLHETVEDTSVAGYSFPAGSRVWINAWAIARDPTAWDEPETFKPSRFLEDSSPDFKGSNFEFIPFGSGRRSCPGMALGLYGLEMAVAHLLHCFAWELPGGMKPSELDMNDVFGLTAPKAVQLVAVPTYRLNCPL